The Canis lupus familiaris isolate Mischka breed German Shepherd chromosome 5, alternate assembly UU_Cfam_GSD_1.0, whole genome shotgun sequence region GAATAAGAATTACGCAGTctaaggggagagaaagggatggaCTGCAGGGGACTGGAGTGTTGGGTGGGAGCTCCTGCTgatggaagaggcagagaagtcCTGGTTAAACGGGCAGAATGAGGGAGCAAGGCAGGAGAAAGATGAGGGGCGGGGTGAAGCAGAAGGAACAGCCAATGCAAAGGTCCTGAATCTGGGGCATGTTTGTGTTTGAACAATAGCAAAAAGCAAGTGCGGCTTGAGTGATCCAAGGAGAGCAGTGGGAAGACCAGCAAGGCACTAGCAAGGCCCTCAGGCATCAGCCCAAGATGCACCGTCTAGACCATGGATGGACCCATGCATGAGGCAACTGTTCTCAGTACCAGAAGGCGAGGAATAGAAGACTTGGAatccacagatttaaaaaaaaaaaaaaaaagaatccacagaTTTCTGCCCACCGTGGAAGGGACGGTTTTCCAAATAAATTAGCATgctgatatcttttttttcttgtatcctCCTTATTTCATTCTTACCTTCCCTGCCGCTGGcgcccttccctccttccctcctctccctgccttacTTTCACCGTTTCATGCATATCCGTGTTGTACCTATTGTGTCCCAGGAAATGTGCAGGGATCTGATGGATGCCTTGTGCCCTGGGCTTAGAGGCTTAGAGACAAGTCTTCCCTTTTCCCTACACGCTCCCCATTCACATCAAAACTAGCATCTGCTGAATGAGCTTCTCCACTGGGATAACTTGGGAGTCAAACACACAGAGGTTGGAATCTAGCTTCAATACGTACCTGCTGTACTATCTTGGGGAGCGCATATGGTTTTCCTGTTgtctcagttctctcatctgcaaaatagggataataatacaTACTTTGGTGGGATATTTTGataatttctggttttatttataagCCAGCGATTCTTATTATTGCATTACTATTTCTGCTTGTTTCTTCCTTTACAACTGGAGCCTCAAAGTTAAAGCAAGGACAGAGTTACAAGGGTTGGTAGGAGGCTGAAACCGTCTTCTGACTCTGTCTCCTCTAATGTTCTAGAATTATAGGATATAACCCATGGGATCTGACAACCCAACGTGACCCAGCACGGAGGCAAGCTGCGAAGCTGTTTGTGCCTGTGGGAGATTGTATAATAGCCCCAACTCTCCATCCTTCCCTGTATCCACGCCCTTTGCCACACAACTCTGAAGTTCCTCTCACTTAAAAAGCAGATTCTATTACTCAACCCCTTATCTTTTAATCTGGCCACGTGGTATGCTCTGGTCAACAAAGGCACAAGGTACAAGGGACCATTTTCAGTCCTAAGCCTGCACCTCAAGAGGCCCCTGCATGTTTCTGCATGACATCCTGTGCAGTTGCCACTGCCATGAGAATGTGCCCAAACTAATCCCAGGAGAAGGACGGAAAATACAGGAAGCTGAGCAGTTATCCTAGCCCAGCCCGGTCTGGGTGGGCCAGGCAACCCCAGCCAACCTACAGATGAGAGCCAATAATTGTTATTTTAGGCCACTGGATGCTGGAGTCATTCATAAGCTAGTATTATCGCGGAGATATTTGAGATACTATCTTAGTTTAATCGAAATATTCATTAACAACCATCAATTAATCAAACGTATTTATCGGACTTCTGTAGTTAATACACACCAGGTTCTGAGGATACAGGCATAATAAATCAGAAGGATATCatccctgcccttggggagcttAGATGagggaggaaaacaaagaaatgctGCTGCTCAGAGTTGAAAAGGGTCTGTTTCAGAGAAAGGGGGTGGCCTGGAGTCAGGGTTTAGCCTGAGAAGATTGACTGACTACTCCTAGCGGTGGGAAGGGGAACTTCATCTAGGAGACGCTCTCCCTCTCCCGGAGAGTAGGACTTTAAAACCCTAGAACCTTAGCTCTGAAAGGATCCTCCCCTGAACTTATCTTGGGTGAGCTCTCATTTACAGCTAGGCTCAGAGAAAGGGAATGACTTACTCAGGGCGACTCAAGGAATTTGTGGCAAATCTAGGACATGAACCCAGCGCATCCCTCCCCAGGGTTGGGACGTCTAATACGACCTCCGATGGGTCTTACAGTGTCAGTAAACTTTGAACCGCCATCAAATTCTTGGCCAGAAGTTTTATTACTAACACCATTGAAAATAAGATCAATCTCCACGATTattataattcataattttaacaGGCCTCCTTTCTTGCTCGGGGCATTTAAGGTGTGATAATAACCAGACCTCATAATTAATAACAGTAATTGATACCTTTCACTGATTGAGCCTCCGCTCTAAGCACAGTTTCGATGGCTTTAGATATGTGGGCACATTTAATCCCTGCCACAACGTACGCACAGATAAtaagccccattttacagaactGGAAACTGAATCTTACGGAGATAAATTCTTTACCACAGTTACTAAGAGGCAGAACCGGGAATCAGACACAGACCAAAGGCCTGtggtttttctacttttctctgcAGACCCAGCTGTGGCAACCTTTATGTGCAATGTTGGTTCACAAATGGCATTCCTGTTCCATCCTTCGCagtgctttccctctgcctagagaAGGCACGATTGGGGCCCACCCCAACGTGATAAAACCATCTCCCTGCTTGGATCTTGCCCCATTTTTAACACCTTATACCAAAGGATGCCTCTGGAGCGGGAAGCTTTGAGAAGACCTGGGGGAGCCTGAAGCTTCTAAATGGAAACAAGGAACTGACTCACCAGGGCCTGGTTATCTTCAGAGTCTGAGGAGAGGAGCATCAAAGGGATGAGAGCCTGGTACCTTTGATGAAGGAACCAACAGGAAATTATTAGCCTCATGCTGACAaggacaaagacaagaaaagggCCATTTGGGTCTCATCTCTGTCTGgactggaagaggcaggaagccTAAGGGGCTGTTTAATCTTGGCTCCAGAGCGATGTGAACCCTGGCTTCCTCCCTTGAAGAACAAGGTGAAGGAAAGGTGAGGCAAGTTAAGATAAACACCCAAACTTCTGGCTGCCTGGATGAACTGAATCTTTTAATTTAAGCTGTCAGTgggttctttcttctctgtcttttccttttttaatctaAACTGTAATCACACAATACTCCACCCAAGTGCTTGATATGGATTTCTAAGACAGATCCTAACATAGTcataaaaaaaatcccctctgaAATGTGCACTTTGTACTGTGTCTATGTGTAGGTGTGTTTAAAATGTCACGAACTGGAATACCTAACTCTAGTTCCCAGGAATTAATCACTTAGAAGAGTGAAAGGGGGAAATTAACTTGCTTTAACACTCACAAGACTCTCCAAAGCAGGCGCCAAAATAGAACTTATTGAATAGACGTATGGTTATCTTTCTATAAGAACTAAaactctcacaaaaaaaaaaaaaagaaaatattttttcttatctaaaaTTGCCTTGCAAAATTTTCCTAAGTTACTTGGGCTCAACTGCAGGTCACAGACTCTCACAGATTCCTCATGGGGAATAAAGgtatagcagttttttttttggggggggggggcaaggaggTGGCCTTTTTTAAAGTTACAATTCAATGAGATTtagttaaatgtgtaaatttgtgcaaccaccaccaccatctgattttagaacatttcaacaCCAAACAAAGTTCCCTCATGCCCATCTGTAGTCAATTCCTATTCATACACTGAGCCAGGACcatcactgatctgctttctgtctctacaaatttgcattttctggacATTTATATGaaggaatcatgcagtatgtggcTTTGTATCTGCTTTTAGCATGTTCTTAGGGTTCATTCATAACGTAACGTGCatcagtgtttcttttctttttaatggtgaatactattccatttggtggatataccacatttgttttcTCGGCAATTGAGGGACATATAGGTTATTTCCAAAGCTTGGCTATTATGGACACTGCAGCTACGAACTTTCAGATGCATGTCTTTGTGTGGATGTGTTTCCCGCTCTCTTGAGTAGAATCCGAGGCACAGAATCGATGGATTGTGCAAAGGGACATGGAGCACGACCAGACACTAGGCCTCCTCTGATTCAGATATGCTGTGTCCGTGGAAATCTGCCCAACGATTCTTAACTTATCCTTAGAATCAGCTGATGCTATCTGTCTTTCATGGGTGGGAGGGCCTAAAAGAAgtcccaaacaacaacaaaacaaacaggaaacaaCTGCTCTCATTTGATGAATTCTGAACAGAAAGCGGGGGGCCGGTCCCAGCTACTACGCCTCCACTGGCGCCCAGGTGCCGTCCGCGGCCAGGCCTGCAGAGCGGAGCCCCTGAAGTCTTTCTGGAGGATCAGGAGATGCGCTCGGCGTCGCAGGCGCTGGACGGTTTTCCTTCCGTGCGCGTCCTGGCCCTGGCCCGCCGGCTTCAGCTCCCTGCGCCCGCGAGGAGGGGAGGCGCGCACCGACGGCGGCCGGGCCACCAGCAGCTCTGCGGGACCGCGCTCCTCGGGCTCCGCGCACCTGCCGGGCAGCGCGCGCCCCACCCCCGCCGCGGGCGGCCCAGGGCACCCCCAGCATCCAGGCTGGGGCGCGGGACTGGCGGGGGGCAGCATCAAGGGGTGAGAGGGGAGTGCGGAGGCCGCAGAGGCGGGGGTGCGGGCCGGGGCCGCGAGGCCGGTCCCCTGGAGGCCTTGGGGCGGGGCGCTGGCGGCGCAGGGGCCTGGCGCAGGGACGCGCGGTCCAGAGGCCGGGGCCACTCCGAgggcgcggggagcgggcggggggggggggggagcgtcGACGGTGGGCGCGCGGGGAGAGAGGCGGGCGCCCCCAGGGCCTCCCCGCGCACCCCGagggcccccgcccgccgccccgcgcacCCCGAGGGACTCCCCCCGCCCCGAGGGCCTACCCGCGCACCCCGAgggcccccgcccgcctccccgcgcACCCCGAgggcctcccccaccccgagGCCCCCCGCGCACCCCGAGACCCCCCGTGAGCGACCCCTCCGAGCCTCGCGCGCCGGCTGCCCCGCGTGTGCCCTGGCCCCGGCTGGACGGGGTGcagcgccccgggccccgcccggCCTCCCGCCCCTCGCCCTGTCGCGGGCGGTCCGGAGGGGCGGGAGCTTCCCCACTCGTCCCCCCCGGTCCTGGGGTCCGCCGGCTCGCcaccccggcccctcccccggccccccggccccccggccccgctcGCCTCCTCCCCGcgggcccgccccccgcctgccccccatCCCCGTCCGTGCCTCCCGGAGGGCCAGCGCCCCGTTATCCCCTTGCTTCTTCGCCGTCCTTCGCCCCTCCTTCGTGCGCCGCCCCGCACCCCGAGACCAGTTCCAGCCCGGGTCCCCGCAGGTCCCggtgcccccccagccccgcggggGTGCGCTGCGCACGGCTCCCGGGGCCACGAGCGGGCGCCCAGTGCCCGGGGGATTCCGAGGCCCGACCCCGCCGCCCTGTCGGGT contains the following coding sequences:
- the LOC119871766 gene encoding translation initiation factor IF-2-like; the protein is MRSASQALDGFPSVRVLALARRLQLPAPARRGGAHRRRPGHQQLCGTALLGLRAPAGQRAPHPRRGRPRAPPASRLGRGTGGGQHQGVRGECGGRRGGGAGRGREAGPLEALGRGAGGAGAWRRDARSRGRGHSEGAGSGRGGGGSVDGGRAGREAGAPRASPRTPRAPARRPAHPEGLPPPRGPTRAPRGPPPASPRTPRASPTPRPPAHPETPRERPLRASRAGCPACALAPAGRGAAPRAPPGLPPLALSRAVRRGGSFPTRPPRSWGPPARHPGPSPGPPAPRPRSPPPRGPAPRLPPIPVRASRRASAPLSPCFFAVLRPSFVRRPAPRDQFQPGSPQVPVPPQPRGGALRTAPGATSGRPVPGGFRGPTPPPCRVRPRDGGGGRGE